The genomic interval CACGGCTCCGCGGGGCAGAGCTTCGGGGCGTTCCTGGCGCCGGGCGTCACGCTGCACGTGCGGGGCGACGCCAACGACTACCTCGGCAAGGGGATGTCGGGCGGCCGGATCATCGTCTCCCCGCCCGACGGGGCGCTCTTCCCGCCGCAGGAGAACGTGATCGCCGGGAACGTGGCGCTGTACGGCGCCACGGGCGGCGAGCTGTACCTTCACGGCGTGGCCGGCGAGCGGTTCGCGGTCCGCAACAGCGGCGCGAAGGCGGTCGTCGAGGGCGTGGGGGACCACGGCTGCGAGTACATGACCGGCGGGGTGGTCGTCGTCCTGGGCGCCACCGGCGTCAACTTCGCCGCGGGGATGAGCGGCGGGCTCGCCTACGTATACGACGAGTCGGAGCTGTTCGACACGCGCTGCAACCTCGACATGGTGGACGTGGAGACCGTCTGGCGGGAGGAGGACGTCCGCCAGCTCCGCGCCATGATCGAGAGCCACCACAGGTACACGGGAAGCCGGCACGCTGCGGAGATCCTCGAGAACTGGGATTCCCGCCTGCCGCTGTTCGTGAAGATCATGCCCATCGAATATCGGAAGTCGCTGGAGCGGATGCGCCTCGAAGAGGACCTCGACACCGAAAGCGTCTCCGCCACCGAGGAGGTCTACAATGGGTAAGCCCACCGGGTTCATGGAGTTCGACAGGGAGGAGCCGCCGCACCGCCCGGTGGAAGAGCGCGTAAAGGACTACCGCGAAGTCGACGTGCCGCTCCCCGGGGACCGGATCGCGACCCAGGCGGCGCGCTGCATGGACTGCGGCATCCCCTTCTGCCATTCCTTCGGCTGCCCGGTGAAGAACCGGATCCCCGACTGGAACGAGATGGTCTACCGGGACCGGTGGCGGAACGCCCTCGAGCTGCTCCATCAGACCTGCAACCTGCCGGAGGTCACGGGCCGGGTATGCCCCGCGCCGTGCGAGGCCGCCTGCACCCTGGCGATCAACCTGCCGGCGGTCACCATCCGCCACCTCGAGCTCCAGATCGTCGAGCGGGGGTGGGAGGAGGGCTGGATCCGCCCGGAGATCGCCGAACGGAAGAGCGGCAAGCGGGTCGCCGTCGTGGGATCCGGCCCTGCCGGACTGCCGGCGGCCCAGGAGCTCGCCCGCCGCGGACACGAAGTCGTCGTCTTCGAGAAATCGGACCGCGTGGGAGGGATGCTGCGCTACGGCATCCCGGACTTCAAGCTCGAGAAGCGGATCATCGACCGGCGGCTGGAGCAGATGCGCGCGGAGGGCGTCGTGTTCGAGACCGGCGTCAACGCCGGCGTGGACGTCTCGGCGGCGTACCTGCGGCGCAGCTTCGACGCCATCGTCCTCGCGGCGGGCGCCACGGTCCCCCGCGACCTTCCCGCGCCGGGTCGCGACCTCGCGGGGATCCATTTCGCCATGGAATTCCTGCGGCAGCAGAACCGGCTGAACGCGGGCGACGGGATCCCCCCCTCCGAGCGGATCTCGGCCGAAGGGAAGCACGTCGTGGTCATCGGCGGGGGCGACACCGGCTCGGACTGCATCGGCACGAGCCGCCGCCAGGGAGCCGCATCGATCACCCAGATCGAGCTCCTCCCGAAGCCGCCGGAGGAACGTCTTCCGGCGAATCCCTGGCCCACCTGGCCGGTCGTCCTGCGGACCTCCTCCTCGCAGGAGGAGGGGTGCGAGCGGATGTGGAGCATCCAGACGAAGGAATTCGAAGGCGCGGACGGGCGGGTGCGGAACCTGAAGTGCGTCCGGCTCGACTGGTCGGAGCCCGACGCGGGCGGGCGCCGGTCGTTCCGGGAGATCCCGGGAACGGAATTCGACCTCCGCGCGGACCTGGTGCTGCTGGCGATGGGTTTCGTCCATGTGGAGCACGGCCCCCTGGTCCGCGACCTGGGCGTCGCCACGGACCCCCGCGGGAACATCGTCGTGGACGGGAACTTCATGACCAACGTCCCCGGCGTGTTCGGGGCCGGCGACGCGGTCCTCGGTGCGTCGCTGGTGGTCCGGGCGATCGACACGGGGCGGCGGGCGGCGTGGGGGGCGGACGCCTGGCTCATGCGGTGCGGGTGAAACGAGTTGCGGGGGTTTCGAATCTTCCTTATGGCATCTCCGGCAGAAACCCGCACAAGGAGGGGGACATCATGAGGAAGCTCGCGATCCTTGCAGCCGTTCTTTGCCTTTCTGCGCCCGCGGTCGCGGCCGCGGCATCGGCGACCTGGGAACTCGACACGGCCCACACCGGAGTCCACTTCCAGGTAAGGCACTTGATGGTCTCCACGGTCCGGGGCGATTTCGAAAAGGTGTCCGGGGTGATCGTCTACGACGATGCGGACATCACGAAATCGCGCGCGGACATCGTCATCGACGCCGCGTCGATCAACACGCGCGTCGCCAAACGCGACGAACACCTCCGCAGCGCCGACTTCCTCGACGCCGCGAAGCACCCCGCGATCACCTTCAAGTCGAAGCGGGTGGAAAAAGCCATTAACGGCATCCTGATAATGACCGGCGACCTCACGATCCGCGGCGTGACGAAAGAGGTGGCGCTGATCGTGGAAGGTCCCTCGCCAGCGATCAAGGACCCGCAGGGAGCCAGCCGCGTCGGGGGCCAGGCGACCGCGAGGATCGACAGGAAGGATTTCGGTTTGGTCTGGAACAAGGTGCTTGAGGCCGGCGGCGTGGCGGTTGGCGACGAGGTGAGCATCACGATCGACGTGGAGCTTGTCCGGAAAGCGATCTGACCTGGAAGGCTGCCGGAGACGGCCCGTGGGGCTTCCCCCACGGGCTTTTTTTATGATCCTACCCGGCGGCGGGACCGCAGTCGGAACAGTCC from Thermodesulfobacteriota bacterium carries:
- a CDS encoding glutamate synthase subunit beta, producing MGKPTGFMEFDREEPPHRPVEERVKDYREVDVPLPGDRIATQAARCMDCGIPFCHSFGCPVKNRIPDWNEMVYRDRWRNALELLHQTCNLPEVTGRVCPAPCEAACTLAINLPAVTIRHLELQIVERGWEEGWIRPEIAERKSGKRVAVVGSGPAGLPAAQELARRGHEVVVFEKSDRVGGMLRYGIPDFKLEKRIIDRRLEQMRAEGVVFETGVNAGVDVSAAYLRRSFDAIVLAAGATVPRDLPAPGRDLAGIHFAMEFLRQQNRLNAGDGIPPSERISAEGKHVVVIGGGDTGSDCIGTSRRQGAASITQIELLPKPPEERLPANPWPTWPVVLRTSSSQEEGCERMWSIQTKEFEGADGRVRNLKCVRLDWSEPDAGGRRSFREIPGTEFDLRADLVLLAMGFVHVEHGPLVRDLGVATDPRGNIVVDGNFMTNVPGVFGAGDAVLGASLVVRAIDTGRRAAWGADAWLMRCG
- a CDS encoding YceI family protein, which codes for MRKLAILAAVLCLSAPAVAAAASATWELDTAHTGVHFQVRHLMVSTVRGDFEKVSGVIVYDDADITKSRADIVIDAASINTRVAKRDEHLRSADFLDAAKHPAITFKSKRVEKAINGILIMTGDLTIRGVTKEVALIVEGPSPAIKDPQGASRVGGQATARIDRKDFGLVWNKVLEAGGVAVGDEVSITIDVELVRKAI